A genomic stretch from Tenrec ecaudatus isolate mTenEca1 chromosome 17, mTenEca1.hap1, whole genome shotgun sequence includes:
- the PRR30 gene encoding proline-rich protein 30 has product MLPQNKDQVLLQNTVSPGLSPQGSSQRVDFPPLNQQPLSPCPTLPSSHSPFHSSSQSPVLLCPATLLHPLDPLLCSSDSNFDSVPYLYSPSDLASPTFFYHNHLPFFLPQSPSSPYLLSTSPSQLQNSPPNSPCFPPSPQGPPSSTLTSPNPSLPSGLHSSRPPGHSPQYRGSGSSGVEGGCVARERDPAELRDLGALARALVLHLGLRRISHDLRLRFLQQLWLGTTGQAPVVEYPVCLVCLRLRSPSCPIPRYRTGPHLLAFPQLLPRAPGQEAGPLRIGIGFGLRLPRGQARALHLLPERKPKEAGLQGETAQGPACQAQATPAPVAQAWAGPAPDTGPQTRSLRPPGPPNANCTSRAPLQEPRRATASPKPFFAPKRSVCSEPIPPKLSWQSQGRSQEDILQTQPFPRGPRSLGSPGTP; this is encoded by the coding sequence ATGTTGCCTCAAAACAAGGACCAGGTGCTGCTGCAGAACACAGTGTCCCCTGGGCTCTCCCCTCAGGGTTCCTCACAACGTGTGGACTTTCCTCCACTCAACCAACAGCCTCTCTCCCCCTGCCCAACACTTCCCTCCTCCCACTCACCTTTCCACTCTTCCTCCCAATCCCCTGTGCTCCTCTGCCCGGCCACCCTGCTCCACCCTCTAGACCCACTTCTCTGTTCTTCCGACTCTAATTTTGACTCCGTCCCATATCTCTACTCTCCCTCTGACCTAGCGTCCCCCACTTTCTTCTACCACAAccaccttcctttcttccttccacaGTCCCCCTCCTCTCCTTACCTGctctccacctctccctctcAGCTGCAGAACTCCCCCCCCAACTCACCttgcttccctccctctcctcaagGCCCACCCAGCTCCACGCTCACTtcccccaaccccagcctccCTTCTGGGCTCCACTCTTCCAGACCACCAGGACACTCGCCTCAGTACAGGGGCTCTGGGTCCTCTGGAGTGGAGGGGGGATGCGTGGCCAGAGAAAGGGACCCTGCAGAGCTCAGGGACCTGGGGGCCCTGGCCCGGGCCCTGGTGCTGCACCTGGGACTCCGCCGCATCTCCCACGACCTGCGACTACGGTTTCTGCAGCAGCTGTGGCTCGGCACCACCGGGCAGGCGCCGGTTGTGGAGTATCCGGTATGCCTGGTGTGCCTCCGGCTGCGAAGTCCCTCCTGCCCCATCCCCAGGTACAGGACTGGGCCCCACCTGCTGGCTTTTCCACAACTACTGCCCAGGGCACCAGGCCAGGAGGCCGGGCCGCTCCGCATAGGCATCGGCTTCGGCCTCCGCCTCcctcggggccaggccagggccCTGCACCTGTTGCCAGAAAGAAAGCCGAAGGAAGCAGGACTTCAGGGCGAGACTGCTCAGGGccctgcatgccaagcccaggcaacACCAGCACCAGTGGCTCAGGCCTGGGCAGGTCCAGCACCAGACACAGGCCCCCAGACCAGGAGCCTCAGGCCACCAGGCCCTCCAAACGCCAACTGCACCTCAAGGGCTCCCCTGCAGGAACCAAGACGGGCCACTGCTTCACCCAAACCGTTCTTCGCCCCAAAGAGGTCTGTCTGTTCAGAACCCATTCCCCCAAAGTTATCGTGGCAGAGCCAAGGAAGATCCCAGGAGGACATTCTCCAAACACAACCCTTCCCCCGAGGCCCCAGATCTCTGGGGAGC